The following is a genomic window from Candidatus Syntrophoarchaeum caldarius.
AACGGTAACAGATTCCTTCGACAAACTCATCTCCGTATATCTCAATCGGCTCAACTCCCGTCAGAATCTCAACCCCTCTCGCCTCAAGTTCCCTGAGATATATCGCCTCTGCCCGAAGTCGTTTCTTTGTACAGAGTACCTTAACATTGCTGAAATTTGAGAGATAGTATGCTGCTTTGGCTGCTCCGTTACCATATCCTATAACCACTACAACCCGATCCCTGAAAAGCGCACCGTCACAGACTGCACAGTAAGATACACCACGATGCAAAAGCTTCTCCTCGCCTGGTATACCAAGTCTCCCAGGATGTGCACCTGTGGCGATCACAAGTGCTCTTGCCTCATAGACTTCTTTATCTGTCTTTGCTCTGAAAAACTCACCTTCGTTTTCAAGCTTGAGGACACGGGATGTGACGATCTCAGTCCCCCATCTCTTAGCCTGTTCTTCCATTTTGGTGGCAAGTTCCATCCCTTCTCCTTCAAACCCTGGATAGTTCTCGATCCTGCCACACTTTGCAAGCTGGGAATCAAATTTATCACCGATCACAAGTGCCTTTTTACCACCACGTGATACATAGATCGCGGTAGTTAAACCTGCTGGACCTGCCCCCACAATGACCACATCATACATACGAGATTCACCCTGAGAAGAATCACACTTTGTGATATATGGCTTTTGTGTCGATCTCGGAAAGTTTTTTAAGAGCGTCCTTCCAAAGTGATAGCAGTACTTCATGGAGGTTCACAATGGTAGAAATGTCAGATGAGCAAAAAAGATTGAAAGCTCAGGCATGTCGAGATGAGATCGGAGATAAATTTCCGATGAGTACCTGTATCAATCACTGCCCGCTCTATGAGATCTGTAAAGATTTGCCGAGGTAGCCAAGCGGCCTACGGCGCTGGTCTTGAAAACCAGTGGGGCTTACGTCCCGCAAGGGTTCAAATCCCTTCCTCGGCGTCTGAATAAAGGCATTTTGTGAACGTGAGATTTATAAAACCTGATGGTAAGAGTGAGACGATGACCTATTATCCTGATGTACTTCGTGGAGAATCAGTGCGGATATTTGATACAACACTGCGTGATGGAGAACAGACGCCAGGTATCGCATTTACGCTCGAGGAAAAGGTTGAGATAGCACGTCAGCTTGACAAACTCGGAGTGGATGTGATTGAAGCAGGCTTTCCAATATCCTCGCATGACGAACAGACCGCAGTTAAAACAATCACGAAAGAAGGTTTTGATGCGACGATATGCGGGCTTGCTCGGGTTATACGGGAAGATATAGACGCATGCATCGATGCAGATGTGGATATGGTGCACGTTTTTGTCTCAACCTCTGATATACAGCGTGAAACTACGATCATGAAGAGCAGGGACGAGGTCTGTGAGATCTCGGTTGAGTCTGTGGAGTATGTGAAGAGTCATGGCGTTCAGTGCCTCTTCTCTGCGATGGATGCAAGCCGTACAGATCTGGATTATCTCATCAGGATATTTAAGCTTGTTGAGGAAGCGGGTGTTGATGCAATCAATGTACCTGATACTGTCGGAGTGCTGGTGCCATCCATGATGTACAATCTGATGAGCCAGATACGGGAAAATATAACGGTACCACTGGATGTTCACTGCCACAATGACTTTGGACTGGCTGTTGCAAACACTCTGATGGCCGTAGAAGCTGGGGCGCGCCAGGTACAGGTTGCAATAAACGGTCTCGGCGAGCGGGCGGGTAATGCCAACCTTGCAGAGGTTGTGATGAGTCTCCATTCGATATACGGTGCAAAGACCGGTATTCGAACCGAGTATCTCTACGAGACATCAAAGATCCTTGAGCGGTTAACAGGAATGCACATCCTGCCAAATACACCGATCGTGGGGGAGAACGCATTCTCGCACGAATCTGGTATCCATGCACATGGTGTCCTCAAGGCAAGCGCGACGTTTGAACCGGGAATCATGACCCCAGAGATGGTGGGGCACAAACGAAGGATCGTTGTTGGCAAACACACAGGTGCACACGCAGTCGCCGAGAAGCTTAATGATGTCGGGATCGAGGTTACACAAGAGCAACTTGAAGAGATACTTAATCGAGTAAAAGAAGTCGGTTCAAAGGGAAAAATGGTGACAGATGCGGATCTTTACACGATAGCAGAGGTTGTTCTTGGCGAACTTGGTGAACAGGAGCAGGTGCTCAAGCTGAAGGAACTATCCGTCATGACAGGAACATGTATGACATCGACTGCGGTTGTACGTGCCATAGTTCGCGGCAAAGAGCGTGCTGTTGCTGAGATCGGCGTTGGTCCTGTTGATGCCGCCCTGAACGCTGTTAAGAGTCTTTTTAGCGAGTTTGAGACGGTCAAGCTCAGGGACCTCAGGATCGACGCAATAACCGGTGGTTCTGATGCGCTTGCTGATGTGATGATCGCTGTAGAGGATGAGAAAGGGAGAATTGTGACCGCTCGTGGTGTGCGTGAGGATATTGTCCTTGCGTCGGTTGATGCGCTTGTTTCTGGTATAAACCGGTTGTTTTTCAGAAAGAAGAGGAATTAAATGAATATCATAGATTCTCACTGTCATCTCGACTTCAAGCGCTTTGATAAGGATCGAGACGCTGTCATAAGGCGGGCAGAGGAGGCAGGACTCAGCCTCATCATAAACTCAGGTGTGGATTACGCAACAAACCTGAGTACACTTGAGCTTGCATCCTCTTATGGTATGATCAGGGCAACGCTCGGTCTGAACCCTAACATGATCGCTGAGACTGATGTAAATCGCACATTAGATCTGATCGAAGAACGGGCAGGCGATGCGCTTGGAATTGGAGAGGTGGGACTTGATTACTACAGAAATAAGGTACCAAAAAGCAGGCAGAAAGAGGTCTTCCTGCAGACGATTGAGCTTGCAAGACGACTTGATATGCCGCTCATCCTCCACTCAAGAGATGCAGAAGATGTATGCTTCGAACTTGTTAGAGACCTTGACAGGGTCATATTTCACTGCTATGGTGGTACTGCATCCCTGATGGAAAAAGTTGTTCAGAAAAACTTTTATATTTCACTTGCAACGGTTATATGCTACTCCGAAGATCACAGAAAAGTTGTTGAGCGTGTTCCACTTGAAAATCTCCTGATTGAGACGGACAGCCCGTTTCTGTCACCTTTTAGGGGCAAGAGAAATGAGCCGGCATATGTCATCGAAGCAGCGCGCGAGATTGCAAGGGTAAAGGGGATTGAGATGGAAGAGGTCGCAGCGTTCTCGCTTCAGAATGTAAAGCAGGTTTATAATATTTGAACGATATTTTTATATATTACATAGGGAAAGGTTATTCTATATTTATTATTAGTGGTGAATGGTGACTGG
Proteins encoded in this region:
- a CDS encoding thioredoxin-disulfide reductase, coding for MKYCYHFGRTLLKNFPRSTQKPYITKCDSSQGESRMYDVVIVGAGPAGLTTAIYVSRGGKKALVIGDKFDSQLAKCGRIENYPGFEGEGMELATKMEEQAKRWGTEIVTSRVLKLENEGEFFRAKTDKEVYEARALVIATGAHPGRLGIPGEEKLLHRGVSYCAVCDGALFRDRVVVVIGYGNGAAKAAYYLSNFSNVKVLCTKKRLRAEAIYLRELEARGVEILTGVEPIEIYGDEFVEGICYRFEGELTRERVDGIFVEAGSVPNNELASNLGIELDDRGFIKVDSGCRTSVEHVFACGDITGGVRQVASAVGEGAIVGVNLI
- a CDS encoding protein containing Isopropylmalate/citramalate/homocitrate synthase encodes the protein MNVRFIKPDGKSETMTYYPDVLRGESVRIFDTTLRDGEQTPGIAFTLEEKVEIARQLDKLGVDVIEAGFPISSHDEQTAVKTITKEGFDATICGLARVIREDIDACIDADVDMVHVFVSTSDIQRETTIMKSRDEVCEISVESVEYVKSHGVQCLFSAMDASRTDLDYLIRIFKLVEEAGVDAINVPDTVGVLVPSMMYNLMSQIRENITVPLDVHCHNDFGLAVANTLMAVEAGARQVQVAINGLGERAGNANLAEVVMSLHSIYGAKTGIRTEYLYETSKILERLTGMHILPNTPIVGENAFSHESGIHAHGVLKASATFEPGIMTPEMVGHKRRIVVGKHTGAHAVAEKLNDVGIEVTQEQLEEILNRVKEVGSKGKMVTDADLYTIAEVVLGELGEQEQVLKLKELSVMTGTCMTSTAVVRAIVRGKERAVAEIGVGPVDAALNAVKSLFSEFETVKLRDLRIDAITGGSDALADVMIAVEDEKGRIVTARGVREDIVLASVDALVSGINRLFFRKKRN
- a CDS encoding hydrolase, TatD family — its product is MNIIDSHCHLDFKRFDKDRDAVIRRAEEAGLSLIINSGVDYATNLSTLELASSYGMIRATLGLNPNMIAETDVNRTLDLIEERAGDALGIGEVGLDYYRNKVPKSRQKEVFLQTIELARRLDMPLILHSRDAEDVCFELVRDLDRVIFHCYGGTASLMEKVVQKNFYISLATVICYSEDHRKVVERVPLENLLIETDSPFLSPFRGKRNEPAYVIEAAREIARVKGIEMEEVAAFSLQNVKQVYNI